In Gadus chalcogrammus isolate NIFS_2021 chromosome 13, NIFS_Gcha_1.0, whole genome shotgun sequence, the genomic stretch ACAATAACATCAACGAAGACATGGGCAACCGGTTACAGCTCCTACCTGGTCAGGATTAAAATGTCACACAGTCGTACACACAGGGCCACATGCCACGTAGCGTGTTGTTATAAAGATTCGATTTTATTCATCCTACTTTTGCGTAATTAATCGAAAGAACATCAGATCGCAGCCGTGTGGACCAAAATAAAGCCTTGTTTCACTTTTGTTTTCGCCGTTTTATAATTTATGTGTACAGGAGAAAGCGATTTCGATGTTTCAACAGGACCACTGCGATCATTATGTTATTTGATCAAGCACTTAACTAATCAATGACGAAGTACAGCTAGACCGCCATCTTACATTCGTACGGTTTGCATACATAAGTACATAATTTAATCAAgtataaaacatatattttcCTTATCCAGAaaatgaagaagaagagaatgACATGGAGTCTGAAGACCGTGATAACGAGAATGCGGAGAAGCCCGACATCAACTTTGACCCCAGCCTCCCCACCTCCCATTCTGTAGGCGATGACACACCACCGCTGTAGTATTCAACTGTTGCACTTTCAGTCTTTATCACACATAAATATAATTGATATGCAaataacttaattttttttttttagaaactcGAGATTGACCCTTAATTAGGTGGTTGCCGTTTGTTTGGTGAGAAGATAATATCCGTGTTTCGTCACATGTGGGCGACAGTACTTGGGTGCAGACATGGAGGAGTTCCACGGCCGGACGGTCCACGACGAGGACAGCTGCCAGACCATCCCTGTGCTGCCCCACACGGCCGTGATGCTGCTGCCCGGCCAGACGCTGCCGCTGCAGCTCTTCAGGCCCCAGGAGGTCAGCATGATGCGCAGCGTCATCCAGAGAGACCGCACCTTCGCTGTCCTCGCACACAGGTACCAGCCAGCGACACCTCCCATAAACGCACAAATACAGTCCGGGCTCCAGGTGGTACTTTTGTATGTTAATCATAGGTGATCGGGACCGATTCAAATTGAACTAAGTTTGGGATATTCCTCCGTTCAGTGACGCGGGCGAGTCGGAGCCGGAGTTCGGGACGACGGCGGAGATCTACGCTTAccgggaggagcaggagtacgGCATCGAGACGGTCAAAGTGAAGGCGGTAGGGAGGCAGAGGTTCAAGGTCCACGAGCTGCGGACACAGGCGGATGGGTGAGTGTGTCAACGGGCCGGGATTCTAAAGGGTACTCGTCAGAGACGAATGCACATGGCTGCGCCGCGCGTCGTGTGGCACACCATGTAGTATAGAACAATGAGCAGCATTCCCCAGAGGCATCCTTGGCAAAATCAACATCGACGTCTAGGACCTACGTCGGCCATTGCTGCCCTCTTGTTTATTGGTCTTtccttcctccctgtctccaGGATCAAGCAGGCCAAGGTGCAGATCCTCCCAGAGTGCGTGCTCCCTGATCCCCTGAATGCGGTGCACCTCGTGGCCCTCTCCAGACGACACAAGCACCCCTCCTCCCGACCATCAGCCCAGAGCGGCCTGCAGGCCCAGTGCTGGTGGGCCTCCTACCGGCAGGTCAGACGCACGTCTTATACAGAATACACCAGGTTTAGTCAGTTATTTTTCCTTGGGATATTTTGCTGTATCTAATGTATTGACTCCAACAACACATTACAATCCAGACAAAAATAtcccttgtgtgtttttgtgtctcccGCTGCAGAGAAAGTTTAGCTGTGCCAACCTGACTCCGTGGCCCCCGTGGGTCTACGCGCTGTACGACGCTGTAAGTGTTCCCCCCCTTCTGTTCAATGCTTCATAAGTCCAGGAACATCCAGCAAAATACACACAAGTTACAGTTTCCTTGCACTGTCTTGCAGGAGTCTCTTATGAACAGAGTGAGGAAACAGCTTCACGAGTGGGATGAGAATCTGAAGGACGACTCCCTGCCCACCAACGTCATAGGTCGGCCTCTGCAGAACACACGCGTTCACCCACCTGTGTAAGCTCGCGGTCCCTGTAACCTTCCTCATCGTCTCTGCCTGCTTCTCTCCTCCTGTCAGACTTCTCCTACAGAGTGGCAGCGTGTCTGCCCATCGACGACGCTCTGAGGCTGCAGCTGCTGAAGATCGGCAGCGCCATCCAACGACTGCGCTGTGAGCTGGACATCATGGACCGGGTAACCGTCCTCTCTAGCGCCGCTGCCGTCCTAAGGGACCCCCTTTCCTGAAACGATGTTCATAGCACAAACAATGTAGTTCTCTGAAGAGCTACTTTGAACTTAGTTTCCTCGaggaacacatccacacactctctagctctctgtTTCCCTGAGCTCGCCTACACGGCCCATAACCcctgcagagacacagagaatggTGTCATCAGCTAAATGTGATCAACAACATGGTGAAGCAACTTTCTTGTTTAtcaccatctctcctcctcagtgtACCTCCCTCTGCTGCAAACAGTGCCAGGATACGGAAATCACCACCAAGAATATGATATTCAGGTGAGACCGGAAAGTCTTTGCTCATCGTATTGGCCTTGGGTGACGTCACGCGTTCAtacacacagggtgtgtgtgtggcttcatAGCGGCCCTGACCTCTAACCTGtcactctgacctctgacctgtcccTCTGCTGAATGAACAGAGCAAGCTTCGCTCAACAGAGGGTTCAGTAATGTGGTGGACAGACGGACCCTGAGGAAGGGTCTGAGGACAGTGAGCCGAGGTCAGGGACAGAGGTGCTAATGGAGGCTGTCTGTAAGCCACCGTGTGGCGTTCAGTTGTTAAtaagtgggcggggggggggggttgccctCTGTCTCTGCAGTCTGTCTCTGTACGGCCCCATGGCCGCCTACGTCAACCCCCACGGCTACGTCCACGAAACCCTGACGGTGTACAACGCCAGTAACCTGAACCTGGTGGGCTGGCCCTCCACCATGCACAGCTGGTTTCCAGGGTAACGCCGTTCATCCACACATCCTCATCCACTCATAGGTGGGGGCTACCTGGAGGGGTAAGGTAGACTGTGGGCTGTATGGTAGCTGATGTATTGACCCCTGAACCACCTCGCTATAGGTCTGTAGAAGATGATGAAAcaagcaggagggagggagctttTAAATGTAGTTTGGCTCTAGTTGATGGTACACCTACGAGGCGGTTAGATtaggggaccaggggagaggtcccccccccccacagtagGATATGGTCCACACTGTGACTACGTTGTCTTGGGTCCACAGGTACGCCTGGACCATCGCTCAATGCCGGAACTGCGGCTCCCACATGGGCTGGAAGTTCACGGCCGCCAAGAAGGAGCTGTCCCCCGCCCGGTTCTGGGGGCTGACGCGCTCGGCCCTGCTGCCCCGCATCCCCAAGGGCGAGGGGGAGGGCAGCGGGGAGGGGTCCCGGCTCCTCTGCCTGTGAGGGcggaccaccacccccacccccccgccactagcaccaccaccaccacccagtcAGGTGGGGGCTCCACCACCATCCAGTCAGGATGGGAGTTCCTCCTGCCTCCGCCTGACACCTCACCACTCCATCTAAACCAGACCAGGGAGGGTCGCCTTCATACGGCCTACtgcagcagagcagagcagagcagagcggaGCAGGTAGAACGGCTCTTCACGGAGCGGCGCTAAGAGCCATGTGGGCACACTACCACTAGCAGGCCACAGGGAGGGACAATGAcactaaaagaaaaagaaaaacatgaccATACTACAATATTAGCATGCTAgttgtgaataaataaagcctcctgctgccgccgccgccgccgccgttacACCTGTTCTTGTGGCTTGTTGAAATTGCCTGCTATGCTTTTATCATCACGGGATCCCTGACTCCACCAGAGAGGTCGGAACTCTGAGGGACTTTCTCAAAGTGTCGTTTCTCCGACATTCGGTTTGACGTGACTTCAGAACATCGGGGGATTGTGGGGTGTAACTGTTATTTTGGTTGGATCTATTTCAGGAGGATATTTGTGAGCAGGAACTGAAATGTTGGTTAAACACATGAGTGGTTGTCGTATT encodes the following:
- the crbn gene encoding protein cereblon; translated protein: MADERGDNNINEDMGNRLQLLPENEEEENDMESEDRDNENAEKPDINFDPSLPTSHSYLGADMEEFHGRTVHDEDSCQTIPVLPHTAVMLLPGQTLPLQLFRPQEVSMMRSVIQRDRTFAVLAHSDAGESEPEFGTTAEIYAYREEQEYGIETVKVKAVGRQRFKVHELRTQADGIKQAKVQILPECVLPDPLNAVHLVALSRRHKHPSSRPSAQSGLQAQCWWASYRQRKFSCANLTPWPPWVYALYDAESLMNRVRKQLHEWDENLKDDSLPTNVIDFSYRVAACLPIDDALRLQLLKIGSAIQRLRCELDIMDRCTSLCCKQCQDTEITTKNMIFSLSLYGPMAAYVNPHGYVHETLTVYNASNLNLVGWPSTMHSWFPGYAWTIAQCRNCGSHMGWKFTAAKKELSPARFWGLTRSALLPRIPKGEGEGSGEGSRLLCL